The following is a genomic window from Sporocytophaga myxococcoides DSM 11118.
TATTCCCTAATTCACTCAATACATCTTTAAACCTGACTATAGACTCATCCATCATTTCAGTAATTTCATTAGCCTTTGACTGAGTCTCAGGTACCTGTCCTTTCAGCAAGTGAAAAAGTGCTTCTATATTTTTAATCGGTGCTTTTAAATCATGCGAAGCTGTATATACAAAATTATCCAGGTCTTTATTTATCTTGTCCAATTGTTTGTTCTTCATTTCCAGCTCTTGATTCTTCTCAAACAATTCATTTGTCCTTTCTCCTATTTTTATCTCAAGCTGATTATTCAGATTTCTCAATTGTGCTTCCTTATCGATCAGGTTTGCAATTACTTCGCTGATCTTTTGAGCTGCTGGTTTAAAAATAAAAAATCCTTCAAGCAGCAAAACTAAAATGGTGATAACAAATAATACCAACTCTATCTTTTTCAGAAATAAAACTTTAAGTCTTGCTTCCTTTTCGAATTCCTTCACAATCGAATCCATAAGGTTAAGATATGAACTCTCATTTAAGAGTATAGTCTCTATGTTTCCCAAGATCAATCTTGAATTCCAGTGCTGATTTTCAATGACAGAAGAAATGATATTTGCGTTAGTGTATATTTCCTTAAAGTAATAATCTGCTTCTTCAAATAATAATTCAACCTGATGATTGGTATTCACCGGAAGATTTACAGAGGTATCGCCTAATCTTAGTCCATGGTGAAACTTGTCCCATGTATCTAAAGCTGCACGAAGCTTTTGTGCTGATTCGATCCTGAATAATGAATCAGGACTTCGCTCTATAGAAAGGCATAATTTACAGATCTTCTGGCTTAACATCCTTTGACGACCAGACATGTTAACCACATAAGAATCTTCAGTTTGATTAGATACTGCTCTTTGAATAAGGATTTGTCCAAGAAGGGTTAACAATGCAACAGCAGATAAAGCAAGAATGTATAGCTTCGTAAGTTTCCTTGAAGAATCAGATGGTATTGAACTATGACCTGCCGCCTTTTCCATGGATTTGAAAAAATAAAAATTAAAGTCAGGAAAGATTGTAAAAGATTCAACTAGTATTAATTATTCATCTATTTCCCAATCCTCTTTAAATTTTTCAAACAGATTAGGATTAATCTGTCTAAATTCATTTATATTTTCTTCATCCCATTCCTTGCCATCTGGGCTGGCTTTAGGCGTCCGGATGATTTCAGGCATCTCCTCATCTGTAAGTTCTTCATATGCTTCTGCAAAAAGGTAATTGTACTCTTCTCCAGCTTCGCTATCTTTAAGCGCCTCTTGCGACATCTGAGAAAGCGAATCAGAATTTTCAAGAGCACCATAATAAATTTCCTTCCCTCTGCCAATCAGCCAAGCTCTGAAATCTATAAATCCATCATCTGAACATCCACCTTGAATTGTATAAGCGGCAGCCCATAAGTCCCATTTGTAAGCCTGATCCATTAGATCCCAAAAAATCTCCTGAGCTTTTATTATTTCTCTTTTATCCAGATGCTGCAAAGCCTCTCGAAGATTGTCTAATTGTAAATAGATATCTTCGTTTGTATTTTTTTTCGATTGCTCAATTAAATCCCAAAATTTGCTGATATCCATAGTAATTTAATATAATTAAAAATAACCCTTATTCCAATTCTGCTTAACAATGAATTTTTATTATGCCTAAAAATATATGAAGACCTGAATAAACAGAAAATGTTTGAAATATTAATATTTACTCAAAGTTAGAATTGAATCATTTGCTTAAAATAGTTATAAAAAAATAATCCCGGA
Proteins encoded in this region:
- a CDS encoding ATP-binding protein, producing the protein MEKAAGHSSIPSDSSRKLTKLYILALSAVALLTLLGQILIQRAVSNQTEDSYVVNMSGRQRMLSQKICKLCLSIERSPDSLFRIESAQKLRAALDTWDKFHHGLRLGDTSVNLPVNTNHQVELLFEEADYYFKEIYTNANIISSVIENQHWNSRLILGNIETILLNESSYLNLMDSIVKEFEKEARLKVLFLKKIELVLFVITILVLLLEGFFIFKPAAQKISEVIANLIDKEAQLRNLNNQLEIKIGERTNELFEKNQELEMKNKQLDKINKDLDNFVYTASHDLKAPIKNIEALFHLLKGQVPETQSKANEITEMMDESIVRFKDVLSELGNIGKAQGDIETGTEKVVFKEVVEEIKLSIKDQVQSSGAVITEDFKAAPEISFSLKNLRSILFNLLSNAIKYKTPERPPVIHISTKMIKDYIILKVSDNGMGIKENEISEIFNMYKRLHNHVEGSGVGMYIVKRIMDNNGGKIEVESKVGVGSTFKVYFKC
- a CDS encoding DUF4240 domain-containing protein, whose protein sequence is MDISKFWDLIEQSKKNTNEDIYLQLDNLREALQHLDKREIIKAQEIFWDLMDQAYKWDLWAAAYTIQGGCSDDGFIDFRAWLIGRGKEIYYGALENSDSLSQMSQEALKDSEAGEEYNYLFAEAYEELTDEEMPEIIRTPKASPDGKEWDEENINEFRQINPNLFEKFKEDWEIDE